The sequence below is a genomic window from Sorangiineae bacterium MSr12523.
AACGCGCGTGGCCGTGCTGCCATGCTGCCAGGATGCGAGAACCTGCGATCAAGGAAGCTTCGGCGGGTGGCTCGATTCCCCATTGGCCATCGACGTCGAACGCGTCACCCGCCTACGCCTTCAGGGGTATACGGTCCGCACCGAGCAAATCCCCGATACTATCACGGAAAAGAACCGCCTCCTCCTTGCCGAGCCACCGGCCGAGTAAAAAAGAAGAGCGCCCCATGCACCTTATGCACCTTTCTCTTTACGACGTTAGCGTGCCCGCCCTGATTCGCATTCTGGTGAACTTGGAGCAGATCCTGAACAAGGCCTCCGCGTTTGCGACGCAACGCGGAATGAGCGCGGACGCCTTGCTGGAGCGACGCCTCCACCCCGATATGTTCCCCCTTTCACGCCAGGTGGAAATTCTCGTCTCCGGCGCGAAAGGAAGCGTTGCCCGATTGGGCGGGCGCGTAGGCCCCGACGCGGTGGACCCGGAATTTGCCGTCTTTAATCGCGGCGACGAGTCCTCGTTCCGTGAAACGTGGCGTTCCTTCGGGCAACTCCAGTCACTGGTGCAAGACGGTGTTGCCTATCTGAAAACATTCACCCCGGACGAGATC
It includes:
- a CDS encoding DUF1993 domain-containing protein, producing MPSHRPSKKEERPMHLMHLSLYDVSVPALIRILVNLEQILNKASAFATQRGMSADALLERRLHPDMFPLSRQVEILVSGAKGSVARLGGRVGPDAVDPEFAVFNRGDESSFRETWRSFGQLQSLVQDGVAYLKTFTPDEINAASTSITVSKADARSGRPGEARIFETRSFVLDSVLPNAYFHIGMVYALLRSAGVDLGKKDFEGAPVYRLEKP